In the genome of Meles meles chromosome 2, mMelMel3.1 paternal haplotype, whole genome shotgun sequence, one region contains:
- the LOC123936946 gene encoding C-X-C motif chemokine 6-like, producing the protein MSLTPSRAARVPGLSRSLCALLLLLLLTPPGPLASAGPVSTIVRELRCMCLTTTPGIRPKMIAKVEVIAAGPQCSRVEVVATLKNKKEVCLDPESPVMKKVIQKILDSGRKTD; encoded by the exons ATGAGCCTCACGCCCAGCCGCGCCGCCCGCGTCCCGGGCCTCTCCCGCTCGCTGTGCgcgctgctcctgctgctgctgctgacgCCGCCGGGGCCCCTCGCCAGCG CCGGTCCCGTCTCAACCATCGTGAGGGAGCTGCGCTGCATGTGTCTCACCACCACACCGGGGATCCGGCCCAAAATGATCGCGAAGGTGGAGGTGATCGCCGCCGGCCCACAGTGCTCCAGGGTGGAAGTTGT AGCCACCCTGAAGAACAAGAAGGAAGTCTGTCTGGACCCGGAGAGCCCGGTGATGAAGAAAGTCATCCAAAAAATTTTGGACAG TGGAAGAAAAACTGATTAA